A window of Pelagicoccus enzymogenes genomic DNA:
CCGCGCCTCACTAATATGGGACTCATTGCAAGATACTGCTTTGGTACCTGCACTTCTGGCCGATCTAAGGAATCGAACCACCAGATATGCAGACCAACCCACAACTTGAAGACGAGAAAATCGTCGACTACTGGTCGAAAGCGGGGACTCCAGTCGGAAAGGCGCGCCTCAACTTTCGCGTAAAATCCAAACGCTTCGCATGGGCCATGGTGCTCGGCTTCTCCCTTGGCCTCAAACGCGTCATCGACATCGTTGCCTCCGCCTGCGCCCTGATCGCCCTTTCGCCCGTCTACGCCCTCACCGCTTTCCTCATCAAGCTCGAGGATCGCGGCCCCATCTTCTTCAAGCAAGAGCGCGTCGGCTACCGCGGCACCCGCTTCTACATGTGGAAGTTCCGCTCCATGTGCGTCAACGCCGACCAGATCAAGGACCAGCTGCTCGCCCAAAACGAGCACGGCAGCGACACCGTCACCTTCAAGATGAAGCACGACCCGCGCATCACTCGCGTCGGCCGCTTCATCCGCAAATACTCCGTCGACGAGCTTCCCCAATTCTGGAACGTCTTCGTAGGGGAGATGTCCATCGTCGGCCCCCGTCCCTGCGTGCCGCGCGAAGTGGTCATGTACACCGTAGAAGACCGAGCCCGCCTCCTCGCCAAGCCCGGCCTCACCTGTTTCTGGCAAGTCGCCGGCCGCGCCGACATCGACTTCGCCGGCCAAGTCCGCCTCGACGTCGAATACATCCGCTCCGAGAGCGTCTGGTTGGACATCAAACTCCTCTTCAAAACCGTTCCCGCCGTCCTCCTGGGCAAGGGAGCGTACTAATCCTACCGCTGGCCCCACATGAAAAAGACCTGGCACCTCTTGCTCCCGGACTGGAGCTCGTACGACACCCTCTGGCAATCGGAACGCCCTTTTACCCTCTGGCCCATCGGCAACCAACCGCTCATCTCCTACTGGATGGACGAGGCGGTCAACCAAGAGATCGACGAAATCACGATCTACACCGCCGACCGCCCCAACGAATTGCGCAGCTACCTCGACGGAGGTAACTTCTGGTCGCGCCCCGTGCACGTGATTCCTATCCGCTCCGACGACGAAGCCCCCGAGGACGCCACCCCAGTGGTCGGACTCCCACGCAAGAACCGCCTTCCCGATCCGATCGAGGGCGAAGCTGGACTCCTCCAGCAGTGGCTCCGCCTCAATCGCGAGTGGCTCGACAACCTGCAAGACCACACCCTAAAGATCGAAGTCAAGCACCCCTCCGGGGGCTGGGTTGGCCCGCACGTGAGAATTCATCCCTCCGCCAAACTTGTCGCTC
This region includes:
- a CDS encoding sugar transferase, which encodes MQTNPQLEDEKIVDYWSKAGTPVGKARLNFRVKSKRFAWAMVLGFSLGLKRVIDIVASACALIALSPVYALTAFLIKLEDRGPIFFKQERVGYRGTRFYMWKFRSMCVNADQIKDQLLAQNEHGSDTVTFKMKHDPRITRVGRFIRKYSVDELPQFWNVFVGEMSIVGPRPCVPREVVMYTVEDRARLLAKPGLTCFWQVAGRADIDFAGQVRLDVEYIRSESVWLDIKLLFKTVPAVLLGKGAY